A region of the Ammospiza nelsoni isolate bAmmNel1 chromosome 14, bAmmNel1.pri, whole genome shotgun sequence genome:
cacggcGCGGCACGGCGCTCCCCGCGGGCCCGAGCCCTCAGCGGCGTCGGGGAGCGGCCCCCGCGCCCCCGGGCTGCGGCCCCGGCGGGACCGGGACTGGCAGCGCCGGGAACGGCAGCTCCGGCCCCGTACCCCGCGTCCCCGCCGCTCCGCCGGGCCGCgctgcccgccccgccgcccccgcagccccggccccgccgccgccctaCCTTCGTGTAGAGCTCGGAGGCTGCCATGGCGCAgggcgcgggcgggcggcccCTCTGCGGCAGCCCGGCGGCGGGAGGCGGAGGCGggcgggagcagcagcagcagcaggaggaggaggaggaggaggaggaggaggatgctcAGGCGGCGGCCCGCGCCATGTTGCTGCTACCTGGCGGGCTCTGAGCATTGTgggagcggcggcggcgtcGGGcagggcgcggggcgggcgaTGCCTCCCACCGGCGGGCGGGACGCGGCCCCGGCCGAGCGCGGACTCTGCCGCGCCCGGAGCCCCGCAGTGGGATcgggcactggggctgtgcccccCGCTTTGTGCCACAACCGGTATTCCTCCTCTCCCTTagcatcctttttttttttttttttttttttttaattcattttattctttctctgcTACACTGAACAAATTACTCGTTATGTCATCAGGGATATTTATAATTTCCTGCTGGAGGCGCGGAGGAGGCTCCGCACCGTGGGCAGCACCAGGCGCAGGGAACCGTCCTGTCCCTTCCTTTCACCGGCGCCGATTTTAATCCCACCCTTCAAATTGTAAACAATCTCCTTCAGCTGGATTGCATATGTCATTCAAACCGTTGCTGAAGGCACTGACTGAAGGGAAATGGGCCCAAACCAGTTCCTTCAGTAATTAAGTCCATTCTCACCAAGACATGGAGGTACACATCTTTGAGAAGTTTAACATCGATGTCAAATGGGAATGAAAAGCGTCCATGTTCCAGCAAGGTCTCAAGATGACACCCAACTCCTTTATGATTCATTAATGACTGTTTTGTACAGCTCAGGTTATGTCAAAGCGTTCTTTTGACAGCAGAACTGAAGCTATTACTCTCTTtctctattttcattttccacctTGGAAGTACATCCTACTAGTCCAAGTGGTCCAAAATACAAAACAAGTTTGAGATAGGTAAATTTGCCACACTCTCCACCAAAGTGCTTTTACCTATTTATCCTCTCTCAGAATTCAGCTGTGTATTCAGTGGGTTGTATCTGCACTGCCCCTGAAACTCACAACTACCAAAGAAACAGACAAACCTGTTTACAGAGAAACTGAACCATGAAAGCAATGGGTCAGAAATCACTCATCAATTTAGTAACAGAGAGAAAACACTATCCTGACTCTCAAAACAAACACTCCCAGTAAGTGCTTAGCTGGACTTTATTGCTGCTATCTGAAAAGGAGATGGAGAAAGTAGCAAGAACAAATAGGAAATAGCCAAGATGAAAATATGTAGCTTACCTAGAGTTGTTTGCATTAGGTGCAGATATATGGCCTTCACAGCTAGGAAACTAAAGTTAGTAAACTCAAAATAGAGATTAAAAAACCACCTGGTTCTGCTGGGAGAGTTTAAAATAACAtgaacagaattttaaaaatattccttcccATGTTCTGCCAGCATGTCCAGGCTTATCAGCCACGATTGCTGttgctgtgccacagcaggagGCTCAGTCCAGCAGACCTGGACATTCACTCTCAGTGCTATAAAAAGCCCAGAAGGgttcctgggagctgctgtccaGGCCAGGGGTGAGGTTTTGGCTAAGCTGTGTTCAtagctgctctccatccctctgccaaGGCGAACCAGGGAGATCTATACTAAAGCTACCAGACACCTTTCATGTGCAACACTGGAACTATAAACaactgaaatttcagttttgttttcagaaaggaCCTGGACCTCCCCTCTGTGTGAAGCTTCACATCAGATATTTTGAACCCTTTAAATTCAAAGATACTCATTTCAGGAGTTTGCCTGGACTGTGGATTACTGATCTCAGCCAcccacagctggagctcaggaGCCAAATGTAATGAGCCACAGCAAAAAATAGATATCTGAGTGCAAAATATGCTATGATTTGACACAATTTGCATAAACCAGGATTTCAAATCTGCCATTAAGGACAGGAATTGGGGGCATTGAAAGTTGCCAGGAAGCAACCTTTTTGCAATGTGTCCAGAGCGACTGCTTTAAGATGCATCCTCTGTATCAAGTATTTGCTCGCAAGATTTTAAAAGACCCCATCTCTTACCTTGCACATCTTTTTGAAAACATggaatttttttcagagcatAGATCCCAGGGTGTTCCAGATAACAGCGTACAGATGATGTAACTGACACAGTCCACATGTAGAATTTTATACTGAATttttatgcaattttttttcagcagttaaGAAGCATTTGCCCTATCTTTTTTCTTACATCCGTGTTCTGTTCATATCTGTGATCTGTTCAACTGTGGCAGAGAAATTCCCTTCTCACACAGGACTTCCTATTCTGTTGTCATGCTGTACAATGAGTGAGCAGTGAGTTCTCTGCCAAGCCCATATTCTCACACCTCAAGGACCAGGCCTGGAGATTTTAGCTGTAAAAACAAACAGGGCTGGTCCAGCCAGTACTGATGGAACAGTTAAGAACTCTGCAATGTAATACAAGAGATATGTAGGGAGAGAGAAAATCATGTACCATGCAGGtatgcagagcagagagggtgTTACTGTAACCCTGGGGACTGAGCTAACTGTGTAAATAACACCCATGGAGCTGGAAGCTGTGCAAAGATCAGCCTCAGGCTGACTGGGAAATTAGTGGGACTCTTTTCTAGCATTGTTGTTTCTGGAAATGTTGCCATATTTAGGCCAACAGTCTAAAGCAATGCAAACTTCTTTGCACCAAGCTGGTTCCCAGACATGCCCTTCATTCAGTGCAAGGGACCCAAACAATCATCTGTTACGGAGTTTTCAAACAATAAGCTTTAATTGCCTTAATAGAAAAATAAGCactgaaatatatataaatgtgaTTACATTAAAGTAATTCTGTAGTCTAACATACTAGAAACCAAAGCCCAGTCATATTTTTAATGATACAGTAGTAGTAAGATTTAGGGTTTAGAAATTTTCCACAGAGAATACCGAAGTATCCAGTATTGTTTAGGAAAACACAGTAAAGATGAGACAAACCTCCATGGTGCAATAAAAACTAAGTAAATCAATTTATTCTGTATACTATACAACGTGTAAGTTTGTAAAGAACAATTGACATTTTTATCACCTTAACATCTTGACTGGGTGTAAATATGTCCAACAAAATGTACTCCTGTGGCCTTTACACAAACACTGTCCTACTACATCAAGAACAATGAGAGGGAAGCCTTTGGTGTTACAGATTTGGGGACATATCTGTGAAGTTGTAATTAATCCACTTAACTATCTCAAATAAAATGTTGGTGCTATCTGCTATAACAAGCCTACATGAGTACTACTCTAACAACTAAACACTCTATCTTTAAAGGCAAGATATGAAAGGGACTGCCAGTCTACAGTGTGGACAGGTTTTCTTTGAAAAAGGCAATTATCAAATGGTAAAACTCATATAATACATTATGTACATCAGTTTGGATAGCTGAGTTATCTTGCTGGAGTAAGCTGAAAATAAGCATCCATCTGCAGTCATGTTCCATTTCCTGTTAAGTGACTACTGGACTTGTGTTTTATACAGTGTACAGAATCAAAatagctgtgcctgctgctgagGTCTGTCAGATGTGAAGGCTCATAATCAGTCACTGACCTAGTTAGTATTACAGTACTTCAAATATACACATGGAGAACATATTCATAGCTGAATTTGTAGTAATCTTAGGAACTGCAAGTCACTGAGTGAGCACTGGAAGAGCTTGTGTTGTCCAACCAGCAGGACAAGCTGAGTTGTAGCTGAGTGAGTGGaatgtttaaatttaaatggCTATCTTTTTAAACCTTCCCAAACATCAAGAGAACTCACCTTAAGGGAGCTACAGAATAGTGGCACCAGACAATACACAGCAAGTCACCTTAAGTTGTTCAACATTTGTTTCAGGCCCAATCCTATTGttaatttcaatttcatttatacatagaaaaacaaagaaggaTTTTCACATTAGAACAAACATTTATAAAAAGCAGCTTGCTTTAATATTTCCAGTTTCCTTGTTATTCTTCCAGCCTAATTTCTTAAAGAACTCAAGTAGGTCAATTTCTTCAAACTGTTCTGCAAAAACCACAAATTATTTGTAATACTAGTGGAGGATAAGGAGTAAGGACAGGCTTGACAAAGCCCATCTAACTACTAAAACAGGGCTATACAGACTCAAATAGAATCAGGTTAGCAATTCTGAAATTCTCTGGAATTGCTTCTCTGAATCAAAAACATGACATAGACACTACGTTCTGATCAAAACAGGACCAAATAAAGACTATTCAATTTCTCTTGACCATTTTGCTTGCCTCTAGAAGAGAGCATTGCAGAAGATATGGGCCAGCATTGGTATTGACCAGCAGTCCTTTATACCCCAAGACCTTTCGGAATATGTCAGCACAAAGTACAAGCTTCTAAAAACATGCAGCTTCAAGTGTTCTCTCTTGTGATACTCACATTGGTGCTTTGTTTCTAACaggctctttctttttttaatttttttttaaaaaaagcattcaGTAAATTGATCTTTTAAAAGAGTTTCTTGTTCTCCCAAAGACTGTGAAGGCTGTGACTACCTATATGAAAATCAATTAAATTATGGATCATACTCCACTTTCAACATTCTGGTTTCATTGAACTAACATGTTTTAAATGCATCAATTCACCTAACTAGCACTAACTATGTATTTTGTCTATCTAATACAACCTTCATCATAAACATGGACTGGAGTTCAATCCTATTTTCTGCTATGAAAAGTTACCTATTTCTAAATAAGTCATTATAGAAATACCTTTCCAGATATTTGTTTCCACAAAGCCAATGAGGGGCTACTGTacaacaaagaaaaggaaataatttactACCTCTTCAGGAGTCCAAAAAAAAACAATATCCTTCTGCTTCCAGAAGTCTAAAGTAGCTCAAAGCCAATTGCATATCAAACATCAGTGAGCCTAAATCTGGTGTTTGCCACACAGAACTCTCTTAACAGTACACTTAACCATATTCCATGCCAACAGACAGagcatttctgctttaaaagctTAAACAACTGCTGAACATAAAGGGCACTTGCCTGCAAATATAGGTACAAATTCCAAATTTATACTTGAATGCTGGATATTGTTGTGAAACGAAACATACAACTGCAAAAGCATAAGGATGAGTCAAGTGTAAATGTGTTTCACAAATTTCAGGTATACAATTTTTACTTTCAGTAGCAAGATTCTGGGCTCTTAGTTTCAGGACAAGACTTTGAAAGATACAGAATCACTTGTGCTTTGATTGGCACATtatctgctttttaaaacataaaactaaTAGACGTTTGCAAAAGGTTGTGCAAAACTATTGTATTTACAAAAAATGGCACAAGAGTGAATTCAACAGTCTATGCACATGCACACTTCATCCACATCTTCAACAAAAGTGTGTCCTAAGCTACAGAACTGAAAAGAATACCAGCTTCAACAGGCAGTTGTCAATAAGCACTAGGTTCACAAGAGTTACACCAGAATGGGCAAATATTGCCCAAGTAAAAACTCTATTGTTAAAGCTGAAACAGGTTTAAGGCCGTTCAAgttcaaaagcagaaacaaaattcaATCAGAGCCCTGTCTTTGTTTTTATACATGCTTCACCATCTAGCAACTTGTGGTCTAAACCTCTATTTTAGACAACAAACCCAAACACggaagaaaaacccaacacaacTGGAGGTTatattaaatacaaatatgCTGTAATTAAGATGAAATaacaaaagcagaaacattAGAAGTTGTAAAACTTGCGATGTCACTTGCTGGAACCAGTCCTACACTAGGAAATGGGCAATATGTACATTTTCAAGTAGATTACATTGCTCTAACCAAACTTGTCCTTTTTAATCAGTGCATTGTTCTCAACTAGACCAAATACTACATTTTACTCTTAACTGTATTCCCTTACAATAGCAGCACATGCTATCGCTACCTGCAAAGCTGTCAGTCTCATGACTTagtgtaagaaagaaaaagggggatGTGAGGGTGAGAAATAACTATTAAGGAGAAATAACAGGAATGAGAATAATCATGCAGTTCAGGTGTTCTCGTCAGCCAGCCAGCTTGCTAGCAACAAGAGATGGTTTCCGCTGAGGAAGATCCTGTGGAGTAGGAATATGGTCACCAGTGACTTCTGTCTTGTCAGGAGCTGCAGTAGGCAGTTGCTTATTCTTCATCTTTGCTTTAGCCATGTTGTAGTCACCAGAATCAAAGTATTTTTGCTAGAAGACAAAACATACATATTTAAAAGCCTGAAATCTTATCAGACGTATTCACCGAATTATATTGGCAAATAGATATTTCAGATATTAAAAAGTTGCAAAATCTCTGTGATTTGTCAAAGTAGCTCTATGTTGATTAAAAAAAGGTCAAGACTAGTAAGCATAGACAGCTGAACTCTTAACATCACTGTGAACAATAATCTGAACATTACTTTTGCCTTGGTCTTCCCAAAAACTCACACTACTGAAACCCTGGGGTTTGCAAATTTTGTTGCACTGAACAAGTTCTGCTACTCAGAACAATAACCAAACAATGCACAAATTAAAACTGGAGAACAGAGCCTGATCTATCACACCAGAGAGATCTATCAAAGTATCATGAAAGTGTGTGCTAACAAGAAAACCTCTTCTCTGCACACATTAAAACAGTGAAACTGTGATCTCTAAAGTTCTCAAACCAATTATTTAGCAAAGTCAAATCTACTGTACAGTCCTGAAAAGCACTAGGTCAAGGAAATTATTATCCCCCATTCCATTTTTTCTGA
Encoded here:
- the ARPP19 gene encoding cAMP-regulated phosphoprotein 19 isoform X3 — protein: MEDKVLSPEKAEEAKLKARYPHLGQKPGGSDFLRKRLQKGQKYFDSGDYNMAKAKMKNKQLPTAAPDKTEVTGDHIPTPQDLPQRKPSLVASKLAG
- the ARPP19 gene encoding cAMP-regulated phosphoprotein 19 isoform X2, whose product is MSAESPEPASAEEQKEMEDKVLSPEKAEEAKLKARYPHLGQKPGGSDFLRKRLQKGQKYFDSGDYNMAKAKMKNKQLPTAAPDKTEVTGDHIPTPQDLPQRKPSLVASKLAG